From a single Deltaproteobacteria bacterium genomic region:
- the rpmC gene encoding 50S ribosomal protein L29, which produces MKAKELKDLTIEELRSKEREVQETLFNLRFQHATGLLENTMRIPMTRKDLARIKTVLSAKMFNHEKNKGV; this is translated from the coding sequence GTGAAAGCCAAGGAGTTAAAGGATTTGACCATCGAGGAGTTGCGGTCCAAAGAGAGAGAGGTCCAGGAGACCTTGTTCAATTTACGGTTTCAGCATGCCACGGGACTGTTGGAAAATACCATGCGCATCCCGATGACCAGAAAAGATCTGGCCCGCATTAAAACGGTTCTTTCCGCCAAAATGTTCAATCATGAAAAAAACAAAGGGGTTTAG